Proteins co-encoded in one Stutzerimonas stutzeri genomic window:
- the fliS gene encoding flagellar export chaperone FliS codes for MNSYHPNDSYDSYRSVDLEARAAAASPYELVLVLMDGLLDELARARGHIEHKRYQQKGISLEKCMNILNGLNGALDEEGGGEVVQGLSRLYEYCIYRLSDVSVSLSLEGLDEVTNLLGILREGWEGVSAARK; via the coding sequence ATGAACAGCTATCACCCCAACGACAGTTATGACAGCTACCGCTCGGTAGACCTCGAAGCCCGCGCGGCTGCCGCGTCGCCCTATGAGCTGGTGCTGGTGCTGATGGACGGCCTGCTGGACGAGCTGGCCCGTGCACGCGGCCACATCGAACACAAGCGCTACCAGCAGAAGGGCATATCGCTGGAAAAGTGCATGAACATCCTCAACGGCCTCAACGGTGCCCTCGATGAAGAAGGTGGCGGTGAGGTGGTTCAGGGGCTGTCGCGTCTCTACGAGTACTGCATCTACCGGCTCTCGGACGTCAGCGTGTCGCTGTCACTGGAAGGGCTGGACGAAGTGACCAACCTGCTCGGCATTCTCCGTGAGGGCTGGGAGGGCGTCAGTGCCGCCCGTAAGTGA